The following coding sequences are from one Candidatus Methylomirabilota bacterium window:
- a CDS encoding biotin/lipoyl-containing protein — protein sequence MARAFRLPDLGEGLTEAEIIKVLVREGEVVQEDSPLLEVETDKAQVEIPSPMGGRVERVHVRSGQTVRVGDVLVTFADTGGASGDGGTAPQLNTTFAR from the coding sequence CTGCCCGACCTGGGCGAAGGGCTCACCGAGGCCGAGATCATCAAGGTGCTGGTGCGTGAGGGCGAGGTCGTCCAGGAGGACTCGCCGCTGCTCGAGGTGGAGACGGACAAGGCGCAGGTCGAGATCCCGTCGCCAATGGGCGGACGGGTCGAGCGCGTCCACGTCCGATCGGGCCAGACCGTGAGAGTTGGGGACGTCCTCGTTACGTTCGCAGACACCGGCGGGGCGAGCGGGGACGGGGGCACCGCCCCTCAGCTCAATACAACATTCGCCCGG